Proteins encoded in a region of the uncultured Desulfovibrio sp. genome:
- a CDS encoding AsmA-like C-terminal region-containing protein, which produces MLLNPGRLRLITRIFLALLLTLSAMSAAVFWLLQRNPEALAQHYIEQIAASTGLNITVESVNVALLPLPSLAVSNASVEGKNFNFTVAYATLRPDFLALLRGELLPRNITLLRPRLKGELPVALSLPFLLPDNAETAQPVAAQAAPVNSGTPQKTSPKSAPQPAASPTAKGNTPPAQDATIPAVTDTAVPSQSVAAQESPAQDSIQSWLSRLAGDSTGSAALLPDILPGRFRLAVSQGEVDIIGADKTQMTANGLQCDLETASGTRLEGNFFCATAILQPEGQTPAKVEHLNLEGKTDLSAPLAKTPQLAVKGTIQLPNWLARLNFALGLKADANGWSLTSDLEGELRKDEVLLPAHVTGTVAQRNKEDQGISLENLRLRLEQDDVNVNGMLRLGGPDTFSIEGRLQLQRASLTEWLGFARNLAPGLQVALDEVTLGTLDFSVDGRGLRVPHIDVTAAGSRFLGSGGVASWARPELLLDLKAETVNLGRAIPESVGVLPAEPRYGHGPLTPMPGKPVVPGEIGLDYNIRLAATRVNYGPIVINDALVVIKQGLVDQVTHFEDTLLIVDGTLYGGSVKGDTIMGGHPDTPYAIRLHMRDVNGENLAKDLPVMPVSGGKLRGDVDVMSQGRELDVFLGKLRGTVSARAEKGQLRPPNNIPGKASPGAVGFKTLDVSLKARTAAWEQSRLGLEGQWTATIADEGIDASVDLNGRLWFSGDGQGGGNMDFQNLPGTISLSLSPGKSFQPEGLQAQISGKFSCQAARNQLSATDMHVNALGADISGSGQLGMGKDGMVWQGKVSAFIPDSTKTLRLLGAANPNVPQPLRRIELDTAFKGDSGSLALSEFRAKVDQNDISGSISLDWRKELALRFKLSAPQIDLDRYVGDKAAGQADGGKSKKKAESKPWDLRFMRAFSAEGEAHVGQLTLWKLRTDDLRLKAKIENGTLRYESQGGKFYGSPVSAHGEMRFNKGLGFANALSIEGFDLAAASKDRGGSAALGGRASISSEVDAELTGANQLPARLNGKWRFNVHNGFYQSRDKDGQLKGKPTRFDAAGSSGAITNGIAKSGDFYLKGQDLTVTGGGWIDLNNETLDCNFTVNMKNLPEFPMRLYGSLDNSKTSIGAGKLLLNTIGGITQGFVDVLGSVVEGTWKLFR; this is translated from the coding sequence ATGCTGCTCAACCCTGGCCGACTTCGTCTTATAACGCGCATTTTTCTGGCGCTTCTGTTAACCCTGTCGGCTATGTCGGCGGCGGTCTTTTGGCTATTGCAACGCAATCCCGAGGCGCTGGCCCAACATTATATTGAACAGATTGCCGCCAGCACCGGCCTGAATATTACTGTTGAATCGGTCAATGTGGCCCTTTTGCCGTTGCCCTCCCTGGCTGTCAGCAATGCCAGCGTGGAGGGCAAGAACTTTAATTTTACCGTTGCCTACGCCACACTCAGGCCCGACTTTCTGGCGCTGCTGCGCGGCGAACTGCTGCCCCGCAATATCACCTTGCTGCGCCCCCGCCTCAAGGGCGAACTGCCCGTGGCGCTCAGCCTGCCCTTTCTGCTCCCTGACAATGCCGAAACCGCTCAGCCTGTTGCAGCCCAGGCCGCACCAGTAAATAGCGGAACACCCCAAAAAACCTCCCCAAAATCCGCCCCTCAGCCTGCCGCATCCCCAACGGCAAAGGGCAACACTCCACCGGCACAGGATGCAACGATCCCAGCCGTAACAGATACGGCGGTTCCCTCGCAAAGCGTTGCCGCGCAAGAGTCCCCTGCGCAGGATTCCATACAGTCGTGGCTGTCCCGGCTTGCCGGGGACAGCACTGGAAGCGCGGCTCTGTTGCCGGACATTTTGCCGGGTCGGTTCAGACTGGCTGTTTCACAGGGCGAAGTGGACATCATCGGCGCGGACAAAACGCAAATGACGGCCAACGGACTGCAATGCGACCTGGAAACCGCCTCGGGCACACGCCTTGAGGGCAACTTTTTTTGCGCCACAGCGATTCTTCAGCCAGAAGGTCAAACGCCAGCCAAGGTTGAGCACCTCAATCTGGAAGGCAAGACAGACCTCTCGGCCCCCCTGGCAAAAACGCCGCAACTGGCGGTCAAGGGTACAATACAGCTGCCCAACTGGCTGGCCCGCCTCAACTTTGCTCTGGGGCTCAAGGCTGATGCCAATGGCTGGAGCCTGACCAGCGACCTTGAAGGCGAACTGCGCAAGGATGAAGTGCTGCTGCCTGCCCACGTGACCGGCACCGTGGCCCAACGCAACAAGGAAGATCAGGGCATCAGCCTTGAAAACCTGCGCCTGCGGCTTGAGCAGGACGATGTGAACGTCAACGGCATGCTGCGCTTGGGCGGGCCAGACACATTCAGTATTGAAGGCCGCCTGCAGTTGCAGCGCGCAAGCCTGACGGAATGGCTGGGCTTTGCCCGTAATCTGGCGCCCGGTCTTCAAGTGGCACTGGACGAAGTAACCCTGGGCACCCTTGATTTTTCTGTGGACGGCAGGGGGCTGCGCGTTCCGCATATTGACGTAACTGCCGCAGGCAGCCGCTTTTTGGGTTCCGGCGGCGTTGCGAGCTGGGCCAGGCCTGAACTGCTGCTGGATCTCAAAGCCGAAACTGTGAATCTGGGGCGTGCCATTCCCGAATCGGTGGGTGTATTGCCTGCCGAACCGCGGTACGGGCACGGGCCGCTCACTCCCATGCCCGGCAAACCGGTTGTGCCCGGCGAAATCGGTCTTGATTACAACATCCGACTGGCTGCAACCCGGGTGAACTACGGCCCCATTGTCATCAACGACGCGCTGGTCGTCATCAAGCAGGGGCTGGTCGACCAGGTCACCCACTTTGAAGACACGCTGCTGATTGTTGACGGCACTCTATACGGCGGCAGTGTCAAGGGCGACACCATCATGGGCGGTCACCCGGATACCCCCTACGCCATCCGCCTGCACATGCGTGACGTTAACGGCGAAAATCTGGCAAAAGACCTCCCGGTCATGCCCGTGAGCGGCGGCAAGCTGCGCGGTGATGTGGACGTCATGAGCCAGGGGCGGGAGCTGGATGTTTTTCTGGGCAAGTTGCGCGGCACGGTAAGCGCCCGGGCCGAAAAAGGCCAGTTGCGCCCGCCGAACAATATTCCCGGCAAGGCCTCCCCCGGCGCTGTGGGCTTTAAAACGCTTGATGTGAGTCTTAAAGCCCGCACAGCGGCCTGGGAGCAAAGCCGTCTGGGCCTTGAAGGCCAGTGGACCGCTACCATTGCCGATGAAGGTATTGACGCCAGCGTGGACCTCAACGGCAGGCTCTGGTTCAGCGGCGATGGACAGGGCGGCGGCAACATGGATTTTCAAAACCTGCCCGGCACCATCAGCCTGAGCCTCAGCCCGGGAAAATCCTTCCAGCCAGAGGGCCTGCAAGCACAGATCAGCGGCAAATTCAGCTGTCAGGCGGCGCGCAACCAGCTTTCGGCCACAGACATGCACGTGAACGCCCTTGGGGCGGACATTTCCGGATCAGGACAACTGGGCATGGGCAAGGACGGCATGGTCTGGCAGGGCAAGGTCTCCGCCTTTATCCCGGACAGCACAAAAACACTGCGCCTGCTGGGCGCTGCCAACCCCAATGTGCCCCAACCCCTGCGCCGGATCGAGCTGGACACCGCCTTCAAGGGCGATAGCGGATCCCTGGCGCTGTCTGAGTTCCGCGCCAAGGTAGATCAAAACGATATTTCAGGCAGTATCAGCCTTGACTGGCGCAAGGAGCTGGCCCTGCGGTTCAAACTCTCCGCTCCGCAGATTGATCTTGACCGCTACGTGGGCGACAAGGCCGCCGGGCAGGCAGATGGCGGCAAAAGCAAAAAAAAGGCCGAGAGCAAACCGTGGGATCTGCGCTTCATGCGCGCATTTTCCGCTGAGGGCGAAGCGCACGTTGGCCAGCTCACCCTGTGGAAACTGCGCACCGATGACCTGCGCCTTAAAGCCAAGATAGAGAACGGAACCCTGCGCTATGAAAGCCAGGGCGGCAAATTTTATGGCTCGCCCGTGTCTGCACATGGTGAAATGCGCTTCAACAAAGGGCTGGGATTTGCCAATGCCCTTTCCATCGAGGGCTTTGACCTTGCCGCAGCAAGCAAGGATCGCGGCGGCAGCGCTGCCCTTGGTGGACGCGCGAGCATAAGCTCCGAGGTTGACGCGGAACTGACAGGGGCAAACCAGTTGCCCGCACGTCTGAACGGCAAATGGCGCTTCAACGTTCATAATGGCTTTTACCAGTCGCGCGACAAAGACGGCCAGCTCAAGGGCAAACCCACCCGCTTTGATGCTGCGGGCAGCTCCGGTGCGATCACCAACGGCATTGCAAAAAGTGGTGATTTTTATCTCAAGGGGCAGGATCTCACTGTTACCGGCGGCGGATGGATAGACCTCAACAACGAGACCCTTGACTGCAACTTTACTGTAAACATGAAGAATCTTCCAGAATTCCCCATGCGCCTTTACGGCAGCCTGGATAACAGCAAAACATCCATTGGCGCTGGCAAACTGTTGCTCAACACCATTGGCGGCATCACCCAGGGTTTTGTGGATGTGCTTGGCAGCGTGGTGGAAGGCACCTGGAAGCTCTTTCGGTAG
- a CDS encoding glycosyltransferase, which translates to MKRLLWIGSPFFSDALSSCGWDAVARHNFEHAAVFGWHDLVRIAGFEPDVLVVADKSRAPYVLGVEDFPCLTVFYSVDSHIHSWQPYYAQAFDVCIASLRDHLPRFAGAYLPADRVWWSPAFAWAQDAPEPQTAKDMDCVFVGTVNANLPCRTAFLEKCRSGLPELQIVTGSYRHLYARARVVLNHCEHGDLNFRVFEALGCGSCLVTPRIGHGLTDIFAEGEHMLCYGADTADNGSIVDAATAAGEAVAQVRYLLGHPDVAARMGQAALACIDGGHRAVHRARAFSDKVRALLTSDPQCVARRRGRAVAIRKDCLRLPYLHWAEELRSTGLSEAYLAAAKGEFGLTGRG; encoded by the coding sequence ATGAAGCGGCTTTTGTGGATAGGCAGTCCTTTTTTCAGCGACGCCCTTTCTTCCTGCGGCTGGGATGCTGTGGCCCGGCACAATTTTGAGCATGCCGCCGTGTTTGGCTGGCATGATCTGGTGCGTATTGCGGGTTTTGAGCCAGACGTGCTGGTAGTGGCCGACAAAAGCCGCGCTCCCTATGTGCTTGGCGTAGAGGATTTTCCGTGCCTCACTGTGTTCTACAGCGTGGATTCTCACATCCATTCGTGGCAACCGTATTACGCTCAGGCTTTTGATGTCTGCATTGCGTCTTTGCGCGATCATTTGCCGCGTTTTGCAGGGGCATATCTGCCCGCAGATCGGGTGTGGTGGTCTCCTGCCTTTGCCTGGGCTCAGGATGCGCCCGAGCCGCAGACTGCCAAGGATATGGACTGCGTGTTTGTGGGCACGGTCAATGCCAATCTGCCGTGCCGCACGGCCTTTCTGGAAAAGTGCCGTAGCGGATTGCCGGAATTGCAGATTGTAACCGGCTCCTACCGCCATTTATACGCAAGGGCGCGGGTGGTGCTGAACCACTGCGAGCACGGCGACCTGAACTTTCGGGTTTTTGAGGCCTTGGGCTGCGGCAGTTGCCTTGTGACCCCGCGCATTGGGCATGGGCTGACGGATATTTTTGCCGAGGGCGAGCACATGCTCTGCTATGGGGCGGATACGGCAGACAATGGCAGCATTGTGGATGCTGCAACCGCTGCTGGCGAGGCCGTGGCGCAGGTGCGCTATCTGCTTGGGCACCCGGATGTTGCTGCGCGCATGGGGCAGGCCGCGCTGGCCTGCATAGACGGAGGCCACAGGGCGGTGCACCGCGCAAGAGCTTTCAGCGACAAAGTGCGCGCCCTCCTGACCAGCGACCCGCAGTGCGTTGCGCGCCGCAGGGGCCGGGCAGTAGCCATCCGCAAGGATTGCCTGCGTTTGCCCTATCTGCATTGGGCCGAGGAGTTGCGCAGTACCGGGTTGAGCGAGGCCTATCTGGCGGCTGCCAAGGGAGAATTCGGGCTGACAGGGCGGGGATGA
- a CDS encoding radical SAM protein yields the protein MAAQHIEPHLVMADERGNIYDDPDLLMVCRRGAQWGLPRPDELIPLPEESEFFLLPGRQAVGLDPETGRIAPPEGEAQLAVAAFAAPGYTLSAHPAYESGENAPMLPLFAYGAVGFARGRFYICARRVDTEPRQIFSNIPRGRIELGARALLRDYPKNRLIRHIMDNCVARYDCPAARNFALGRYEAPLPSSRACNASCIGCISAQEKDSPIQSTPQCRLAFTPSPEELAEVMRVHSGRETRTPIYSFGQGCEGDPLMNPDLLVESVRQFRAGEGPGTVNCNTNASRPEAVIRLAEAGLTSMRVSLNSARSGLYERYYRPSGYSFNDVRTSIREARSRGIWVSLNLLVFPGVTDTEEELDALARLVGENGVSMIQWRNLNIDPEWYFKLMSGGEGQQKLELSPSMGLTSFMKRLKKLCPWLRYGYFNPYLGAKAELAAPMPGEWTMPAPRAREAAIEDGLDAGAEEDLHNGSDSE from the coding sequence ATGGCCGCGCAACACATTGAACCGCATCTTGTAATGGCAGACGAGCGCGGCAATATCTATGATGATCCCGATCTGCTCATGGTTTGTCGGCGCGGCGCGCAGTGGGGGCTGCCGCGCCCGGATGAACTGATTCCCCTGCCGGAAGAAAGTGAATTCTTTCTGCTGCCAGGGCGTCAGGCCGTGGGCCTTGATCCCGAAACAGGGCGCATCGCGCCCCCTGAGGGCGAGGCCCAGCTTGCCGTAGCGGCCTTTGCTGCACCCGGCTACACGCTTTCGGCCCATCCTGCCTATGAAAGCGGCGAAAACGCGCCCATGTTGCCATTGTTTGCCTATGGGGCCGTGGGGTTCGCCAGAGGGCGGTTCTATATCTGCGCCCGCAGGGTGGATACCGAACCCCGGCAGATTTTCAGCAATATTCCGCGTGGCCGTATTGAACTGGGTGCCCGCGCCCTGCTGCGCGATTACCCCAAGAACAGGCTTATCCGGCATATTATGGATAACTGCGTGGCGCGCTACGATTGCCCTGCGGCCCGCAACTTTGCTCTGGGCCGTTACGAGGCTCCGCTGCCGTCGTCCCGCGCCTGCAATGCCAGCTGTATTGGGTGTATTTCCGCGCAGGAAAAGGATTCGCCCATTCAGTCAACGCCGCAGTGCCGCCTTGCCTTTACGCCCAGCCCGGAAGAGCTGGCCGAGGTCATGCGCGTCCATTCCGGGCGCGAAACCCGCACGCCCATTTATTCCTTTGGGCAAGGCTGCGAGGGCGATCCGCTTATGAATCCTGATCTGCTGGTGGAGAGCGTGCGCCAGTTCCGCGCGGGCGAAGGCCCAGGCACTGTCAACTGCAATACCAACGCCTCCCGGCCAGAGGCTGTGATCCGCCTTGCCGAAGCCGGGTTGACCAGCATGCGCGTGAGCCTGAACAGCGCACGGAGCGGCCTCTATGAGCGCTATTACAGGCCATCCGGCTATTCCTTTAACGATGTGCGCACCTCCATTCGCGAGGCCCGCAGCCGTGGCATATGGGTTTCGTTGAATCTGTTGGTCTTCCCCGGCGTTACGGATACGGAAGAAGAACTGGACGCTCTGGCGCGTCTGGTGGGCGAAAACGGCGTGAGCATGATCCAGTGGCGCAACCTCAATATTGATCCCGAATGGTACTTCAAACTCATGAGCGGCGGCGAGGGGCAGCAGAAACTGGAACTCTCGCCCAGCATGGGGCTGACATCGTTCATGAAGCGCCTCAAAAAGCTCTGCCCCTGGCTGCGCTATGGTTATTTTAACCCCTATCTGGGTGCAAAGGCCGAACTTGCCGCGCCCATGCCGGGCGAATGGACCATGCCAGCCCCGCGCGCCAGAGAGGCGGCAATAGAAGATGGTCTGGACGCCGGGGCAGAAGAGGACTTGCACAACGGA